One genomic window of Undibacterium cyanobacteriorum includes the following:
- a CDS encoding contractile injection system tape measure protein, which produces MTAAHAKPVQHAIHALEVDLSIDGINDSVARDSGHYTDWVRRVFLPIVEEVVEQSAQEAGLTNHLHQRISKLEIDLGDIEADIADHEAARRLRAKLSDALMEQLRRHNRDTYSAANTKTEASLSVSETQQSEQEEALLNYLKSGQLDWQFANHPRFAHKRLLQETLLRANDQRLFEEIRQHPTQLLRLVRQFDEADRFQLLKKQLGAWSSNEREYLLDWLSLELTLHGDQLDYCEDLWLHVLSNLNTTNIERTLRTLALGFYASKNIRAQVRFAEYKNDIQRRANEQHFSVDYAQNLLSNLAHLFMIESGDAATAHFAFNQQDAAEFFLNNAALSPNETRRLSFIDTESVLEEFLAMIAAGDNEAMLDLVHRSDQFLLQHLKRLHQDRARIWQQNLSFNAKLALLQVLQAECAWIFTALASLDASPASSTLLAEIVDDALLQPVASLRAAALIDRIEAQYSTQLLEFTPFAQAVKDLHNADAKQILQHFKQLAHDAAGLASLRRLSHTQLGSLIEKLNLDQSINALTTLYPHQTSWVEAIIRSADAQTSHPNFVAFNTLWRIIRAAMNLSYGASLPHAVAHALLEIALHDSTQQASPIELTRKLFARLRAHGVLQMSSALKLQQKMSTALQASLQAWMDTEKMQDWVAVTQALTAEVDPTTITTTALKGSWLLSHYSEHALWVEHLVKNPRAAIQIYRHWQPAQRRELIQTLKPALRTSLIQALYPQQSLMVRELLQGLNDLKSLIDKAYGDSLLVRWNHTQIQHAIEDTLLGIAEGTISTSTLPQLLPIEVSTASMQNLLADLLSAVSDRPHAWWRTAINRLLTTPDHLAPSQAHQSDKLAVPAPPHSLTQQTRNLLPNLVNQLRLEQIRHEVEVEVAEIKAAATGQTHPVYTRYQAWLLGQTELSALDLSLSEAWQFFLWWQAAHPQHLASAEWNGLLSLYRLAYDLPAEANAGRNATRDLLVTLLSEIKVAQDQHGIEHVPLISESSLLAIEALNWRLQHLQDLQSTENDTSTFVAVKQSNTSTTLTRQVDLASLLGAQQVLASLHIDQAMFTVLADLDQLATRELNSNQARAILRLEQLLGLRRNLDANAKDLAPNLSAPSASLAQANESTEGLEKILATLIQVSSGTPSNTEASQISAEQYQELLNLWFQALGQADAALPFLRCIEFYGAQISDDASRARFTQLVLYELLLQRDIDVERLLEQANQEKSATVPATALNQPLQLGESTRLNSQAAAAIDLQEDAIPLALRQVQTMIASPAPSDLETSLQGNWEAVSNQLSKPALRAWLVHYLSEQLLSNLMQEANAISSTTKDQWRAILRRSLQQAQAAHLLLLLQLALHESTSARAQQLRRILRDEFAVTLDLSQQAGSMLGHLKQWSTKLRANFAIFSPTVVRVEDSNSDQDEAFAFTELAHQLYREDDSTHLSADISANVKADVKVAPSSTSSLPRSWHEHLPQILAEAMLGTNLAPLDSVWSVLVAQHGDDLRRAQRQYLRQAQQTRRLVEQNPQDKILDLITVNSPRFGHLVKLVIKAASVLQQGLPTQLDQARWQMEVLVFSYQASLQREFLAQTSAHQLLSLLRQQAHWSSTEQERAKETKLLRHIYYASLSHGDSYLSQQLAALLGERDCLDYVAPQTETLSATTDSLVTPHSFTEEQALVTDEEVLELLIANLGASSDIAKLIHELRDLNALRDSGGLPDEQSEVLKHPLRSHLSRRLWSTADLQNQERLWHSLARNVRAQARAAQSNQSAYSNPLLATEVEQLLPDLLDSPMVTQLAEMNFAQDLANSTPSTVSVSNTNTVTSTDTNADTSTSTTNNASTKTNTLAKLQSLLQSLSPLSANEKLWVRQMARRAMVQQGELLPQISTMLQQDHAIQRWCEALDTADLMYFLERSSAELMKDLKPLIPALRAHHSAAFETDGSAWSKDSLVSFYRLRFVLKQQDPALYLAQILRIQVAKASPEKLLEEFKTKLNEQERQMQLQAQRAREQERERQRRSLDEIKKRARLLGEAEELPYGESNVQNAGMVIIAPYIQRLFSILELTKNNAFVDEQAAERAVHLLQYVVTGESSTPEYQLALNKLLCGIHGGVPIVAGIDISEHEKTVIEQMLNGVISHWSALGKTSIAGLRQTFLVREGQLSYDEENWHLRIPTSTFDMLLDRLPWSFAMIRLPWMRAPLHVKWRASSE; this is translated from the coding sequence ATGACTGCCGCCCACGCCAAGCCAGTTCAACATGCGATACACGCTTTGGAAGTTGATCTCTCGATTGATGGGATCAACGACAGCGTGGCGCGTGATAGTGGGCATTACACTGACTGGGTGCGCCGCGTCTTCTTACCGATTGTCGAAGAAGTGGTCGAACAAAGTGCGCAAGAGGCCGGACTCACCAACCATTTACATCAACGAATTAGCAAACTCGAGATCGATTTGGGTGATATCGAAGCTGACATCGCCGATCATGAAGCAGCTCGACGTTTAAGAGCTAAGCTCAGTGATGCGCTGATGGAGCAACTGCGTCGTCACAATCGGGACACCTACTCGGCGGCCAACACAAAGACTGAAGCCTCGCTTTCCGTCTCTGAAACGCAGCAAAGCGAACAAGAAGAGGCTCTTCTGAACTATCTGAAGTCAGGCCAACTAGATTGGCAATTCGCAAATCATCCGCGCTTCGCCCACAAACGTCTATTGCAAGAGACTTTGCTACGCGCAAATGATCAACGTCTCTTTGAAGAGATTCGTCAACATCCCACCCAACTCTTACGCTTAGTGCGCCAGTTTGATGAAGCGGATCGCTTCCAGCTACTGAAAAAACAGTTGGGTGCATGGTCGAGCAATGAGCGCGAGTACCTACTCGATTGGCTCAGTTTGGAGCTCACACTGCATGGCGATCAACTCGACTATTGCGAAGATTTGTGGCTACACGTGCTCAGTAATCTCAACACCACCAATATCGAACGGACGCTACGCACGCTGGCCTTGGGCTTCTACGCCTCAAAGAATATTCGCGCCCAAGTGCGTTTCGCTGAGTATAAGAATGACATTCAACGCCGCGCCAACGAACAACATTTTAGCGTTGACTACGCCCAAAACTTACTCAGCAATTTAGCTCACCTTTTTATGATCGAAAGCGGCGATGCTGCTACTGCCCATTTCGCGTTTAATCAGCAGGATGCGGCCGAATTCTTCTTAAATAATGCTGCGCTTAGTCCAAACGAAACGAGGCGCTTGAGCTTCATCGACACCGAATCTGTCCTCGAAGAATTTCTTGCGATGATCGCGGCTGGCGACAATGAAGCGATGTTAGACCTCGTGCATCGTAGTGATCAATTTTTGCTGCAACACCTCAAACGCCTGCATCAAGATCGTGCAAGAATTTGGCAACAGAATTTAAGTTTCAACGCCAAGCTCGCACTCTTACAAGTGTTGCAGGCTGAGTGTGCTTGGATCTTCACCGCACTAGCGAGTTTGGATGCTTCGCCGGCATCGAGCACCTTGCTCGCAGAAATCGTTGATGACGCCCTCTTGCAACCAGTAGCAAGCCTGCGCGCAGCAGCACTAATCGACCGCATCGAAGCACAATACTCGACACAACTGCTTGAATTCACGCCATTTGCGCAAGCCGTCAAAGATCTCCATAACGCAGATGCAAAGCAGATTCTGCAGCATTTCAAACAACTGGCTCATGATGCGGCAGGTCTTGCGAGCTTACGACGTTTATCCCATACCCAGTTGGGTTCACTGATAGAAAAACTCAACCTCGACCAAAGCATCAACGCGCTGACAACTCTCTATCCGCACCAGACATCCTGGGTCGAGGCGATCATTCGTAGTGCCGATGCGCAAACAAGTCATCCCAACTTTGTCGCTTTCAATACCCTGTGGCGTATCATTCGCGCCGCGATGAATCTAAGCTATGGCGCGAGCTTGCCGCATGCCGTGGCACATGCGCTGTTGGAAATCGCTTTACACGACAGCACACAACAAGCGAGCCCGATTGAGCTCACACGTAAGCTGTTCGCCCGCCTGCGTGCCCATGGTGTGCTACAAATGAGTTCAGCGCTCAAGCTCCAGCAGAAAATGTCCACCGCATTGCAGGCTTCTCTCCAAGCGTGGATGGACACTGAAAAAATGCAGGATTGGGTCGCCGTCACGCAAGCACTCACAGCTGAGGTCGATCCGACGACCATTACGACGACTGCGCTAAAAGGCAGCTGGCTCTTGTCGCACTACTCCGAGCACGCACTATGGGTCGAACATCTGGTGAAGAATCCCAGAGCGGCAATACAAATCTACCGTCATTGGCAACCGGCTCAGAGACGCGAGCTCATCCAAACACTCAAGCCGGCATTGCGAACTAGCCTGATACAAGCACTGTATCCACAACAGTCGCTGATGGTCAGAGAGCTTTTGCAAGGTCTTAATGATCTGAAAAGCTTGATCGACAAGGCTTATGGCGACAGTCTGCTAGTACGCTGGAATCACACGCAAATCCAGCATGCAATCGAAGACACTCTGCTTGGCATCGCCGAGGGCACGATATCAACCAGTACCCTGCCCCAGTTGTTGCCTATCGAGGTTAGCACCGCATCGATGCAAAATTTACTGGCGGACTTATTAAGCGCGGTCAGCGATCGCCCACATGCATGGTGGCGCACAGCAATCAACCGACTCCTGACAACACCAGACCACTTAGCGCCCTCGCAAGCACATCAGAGCGACAAACTCGCCGTGCCTGCACCGCCACATTCACTGACACAGCAAACACGAAACCTATTACCAAACTTGGTGAATCAACTTCGTCTTGAACAAATCCGGCACGAGGTTGAAGTTGAAGTTGCTGAAATTAAGGCTGCAGCGACTGGACAAACACATCCGGTATACACCCGTTATCAGGCATGGCTGCTAGGGCAAACTGAACTATCGGCGCTCGATCTTAGTTTGTCCGAGGCATGGCAATTCTTCTTGTGGTGGCAAGCAGCACATCCACAACATCTTGCCAGTGCAGAATGGAATGGTTTACTAAGCCTATATCGCTTGGCATACGATTTACCTGCCGAGGCAAACGCCGGGCGAAATGCAACGCGCGATTTGCTGGTAACACTGCTGAGCGAGATCAAAGTCGCTCAAGATCAGCACGGCATAGAGCACGTACCGCTTATCTCCGAATCGTCCTTACTGGCGATTGAGGCCTTAAACTGGCGCCTGCAGCATCTGCAAGATCTTCAATCAACAGAGAATGACACCAGCACTTTCGTCGCAGTAAAACAATCCAACACCTCGACCACGCTGACACGACAAGTCGATCTCGCCAGTCTACTAGGTGCACAACAAGTCCTAGCATCACTACATATCGACCAAGCGATGTTCACTGTGTTGGCGGATTTGGATCAGTTGGCAACACGAGAACTGAATAGCAACCAAGCCCGCGCGATTCTCCGACTAGAGCAGTTGCTGGGCCTCCGACGCAATCTAGATGCGAACGCTAAGGATCTAGCACCGAATCTATCTGCCCCATCCGCATCATTAGCGCAGGCCAACGAGTCCACCGAAGGCCTAGAGAAAATCTTAGCAACCTTGATTCAAGTCAGTAGCGGTACCCCAAGCAACACCGAGGCGAGTCAGATCAGCGCAGAGCAGTATCAGGAATTGTTGAACCTTTGGTTCCAAGCTCTTGGCCAGGCCGATGCCGCCTTGCCTTTCCTGAGATGCATAGAATTCTACGGTGCACAGATCAGCGACGATGCAAGCCGCGCCCGTTTTACGCAATTGGTGTTGTATGAGCTGCTACTGCAACGCGACATTGATGTTGAACGCTTACTGGAACAAGCCAATCAAGAGAAGTCCGCTACTGTCCCAGCAACAGCACTAAACCAGCCACTTCAACTTGGCGAGAGTACGCGCCTCAACAGTCAAGCAGCCGCGGCCATTGATCTACAAGAAGACGCTATTCCGCTCGCGCTGAGACAGGTGCAGACGATGATCGCCAGTCCGGCGCCTTCCGATTTGGAAACATCGTTGCAAGGAAACTGGGAAGCGGTATCGAATCAACTGAGCAAACCTGCGTTGCGTGCATGGTTGGTTCATTATTTGAGCGAGCAATTGCTATCGAACCTGATGCAAGAAGCGAACGCGATTTCGTCGACCACAAAAGATCAATGGCGCGCGATTTTAAGGCGTAGTTTGCAACAAGCGCAAGCGGCTCACCTCCTCTTACTTTTGCAACTCGCCCTGCACGAAAGCACAAGTGCACGTGCACAACAATTGCGCCGCATTTTGCGAGATGAATTTGCGGTCACGCTTGATCTAAGTCAGCAAGCAGGTAGCATGCTCGGGCACCTCAAACAGTGGAGCACCAAGCTGCGCGCGAACTTTGCTATTTTCTCACCCACTGTTGTACGTGTTGAAGACTCCAATTCCGATCAAGATGAGGCCTTCGCCTTTACTGAGCTAGCACACCAACTCTATCGCGAAGACGACTCTACCCACTTGAGTGCGGACATCAGTGCGAACGTCAAAGCGGACGTCAAAGTGGCCCCGTCATCGACGTCGAGCCTACCACGAAGCTGGCACGAGCACTTGCCACAGATTCTGGCAGAAGCCATGCTCGGTACTAATTTGGCACCGCTCGATTCAGTATGGTCAGTGTTGGTCGCCCAGCATGGCGATGATTTGCGTCGCGCACAGCGTCAATACTTGCGACAAGCTCAGCAAACCCGTCGTTTAGTTGAACAGAATCCGCAAGACAAAATTCTCGATCTGATCACAGTCAACTCGCCGCGCTTTGGCCATTTAGTCAAACTCGTCATCAAAGCAGCAAGCGTGCTACAACAGGGCTTACCGACCCAGCTCGATCAAGCAAGGTGGCAGATGGAAGTACTCGTTTTCAGTTATCAAGCGAGTCTGCAACGCGAGTTCTTAGCACAGACTTCGGCGCATCAATTGCTAAGCCTGTTGCGCCAGCAAGCCCACTGGTCATCAACAGAGCAAGAGCGTGCAAAGGAAACCAAACTTCTTCGCCACATCTACTATGCAAGCCTGTCGCACGGTGACTCATATTTATCTCAGCAGTTGGCAGCCTTGCTTGGCGAACGCGATTGTCTCGATTACGTTGCACCACAAACCGAAACTCTGAGCGCGACAACCGATTCCCTTGTGACTCCACATAGTTTTACTGAAGAACAAGCGCTTGTCACCGACGAGGAAGTGCTCGAGCTCTTAATCGCCAATCTCGGTGCCAGCAGCGATATCGCCAAGCTCATACACGAGTTGCGCGATTTGAACGCTTTGCGAGACTCAGGGGGCTTGCCTGATGAACAAAGTGAAGTACTCAAACATCCTTTGCGCAGCCACTTGAGTCGACGCTTGTGGTCGACGGCTGATTTGCAGAATCAAGAACGCTTGTGGCATAGCCTTGCACGGAATGTGCGCGCCCAAGCCCGTGCGGCGCAGTCAAATCAGAGTGCATACAGTAACCCGCTACTTGCTACAGAGGTCGAACAGCTACTGCCTGATTTGCTTGATTCGCCTATGGTCACCCAATTGGCAGAAATGAACTTTGCTCAAGATTTGGCTAACTCAACGCCGAGCACGGTGTCGGTGTCGAACACTAATACGGTTACAAGTACAGACACAAATGCAGACACAAGTACAAGCACAACTAACAACGCGAGCACGAAGACGAACACGCTAGCAAAACTGCAAAGTCTGCTGCAATCACTCTCGCCGTTAAGCGCAAACGAAAAACTGTGGGTGCGGCAGATGGCCCGCCGTGCGATGGTACAGCAAGGGGAACTGCTGCCACAGATTAGCACTATGCTGCAGCAAGATCACGCTATTCAACGGTGGTGCGAAGCACTCGACACCGCCGATCTCATGTATTTCCTCGAACGCAGCAGCGCAGAGTTGATGAAAGACTTAAAGCCACTTATTCCGGCGTTACGGGCCCATCACTCCGCTGCGTTTGAGACAGATGGCAGTGCATGGAGCAAAGACAGCTTGGTGTCGTTTTACCGCTTGCGCTTTGTACTCAAGCAACAAGATCCGGCGCTTTACTTAGCTCAGATCTTGCGCATTCAGGTTGCCAAGGCGTCACCGGAAAAACTGTTAGAAGAATTCAAAACCAAACTCAATGAACAAGAGCGTCAAATGCAGCTCCAAGCCCAACGCGCGCGCGAACAAGAACGGGAGCGGCAGCGACGATCCTTAGACGAGATCAAAAAGCGTGCCCGACTGCTGGGCGAAGCTGAAGAGCTTCCGTATGGCGAGAGCAATGTGCAGAACGCTGGGATGGTCATCATCGCGCCCTACATTCAGCGTCTCTTTTCGATTCTTGAGCTCACAAAAAATAACGCCTTCGTCGACGAACAAGCGGCGGAACGCGCGGTTCATCTATTGCAGTATGTCGTCACCGGCGAGAGCAGCACACCTGAATATCAACTGGCCTTGAATAAACTGTTGTGCGGCATTCATGGCGGCGTGCCCATCGTTGCCGGTATCGACATCAGCGAACATGAAAAGACGGTCATCGAACAAATGCTCAATGGTGTGATCAGTCACTGGAGCGCGCTAGGAAAGACTTCGATTGCCGGCCTCAGGCAAACCTTCTTGGTGCGCGAAGGGCAATTGAGTTACGACGAAGAAAATTGGCACTTGCGCATCCCGACCTCGACTTTTGACATGTTATTGGATCGCTTGCCGTGGAGTTTTGCGATGATCCGCTTACCGTGGATGCGCGCACCTTTGCACGTCAAGTGGCGCGCTAGTTCTGAATAG
- a CDS encoding ATP-binding protein: protein MKITVNTSALEREITWFNQVCETRFEYYFQHNEQDVDLETVCPAPSLSASDGPYAEVVLEFGFGFTERVVLMLALMPHVRPQVLDLFSLQNSALGRSYSEIGGWRGKSHSGFLPTCETASFILAGSHLGKRFAVARLFKEEHAFIRRGVIKLDLQSNGEPAFGASLQLSHEFLQRLADGEVHKPDFSANFPAKLMQTKLDWSDLVLNQEVMDEVNNIVTWLRSPQQILQNWGLEKSLKPGYRAMFYGPPGTGKTLTASLIGKALALDVYRIDLSMVVSKYIGETEKNLAGVFDQAQNKNWILFFDEADSLFGKRTQTSSSNDRHANQEISYLLQRVEDFPGVVILATNLKANIDAAFARRFQSEVYFAMPDAAQRERLWRGLFANTTKLDADVNFRDIAERYELAGGALLNVARYAAIRAVKNQRELITQDDLLAGIGRELMKDGKTL from the coding sequence ATGAAGATAACCGTGAACACCAGCGCTTTGGAACGAGAAATCACTTGGTTTAACCAAGTGTGCGAGACGCGTTTCGAGTACTATTTTCAACACAATGAACAAGATGTCGACTTGGAAACCGTCTGTCCGGCACCAAGCTTGAGCGCCAGCGACGGACCCTACGCCGAAGTTGTACTCGAATTTGGTTTTGGCTTTACCGAGCGGGTCGTGCTGATGTTGGCACTGATGCCGCATGTGCGCCCACAAGTACTCGATCTCTTTTCGTTACAAAACTCCGCCCTCGGTCGCTCGTATAGCGAGATTGGTGGCTGGCGCGGCAAGAGCCATAGCGGTTTCTTACCGACCTGCGAAACCGCTTCGTTCATTCTCGCTGGCAGTCACCTCGGCAAACGTTTTGCCGTGGCGCGTCTATTCAAAGAGGAACACGCTTTTATTCGCCGCGGCGTCATCAAACTTGATTTGCAATCGAATGGCGAACCCGCCTTTGGCGCATCGCTACAACTGAGTCACGAATTCTTGCAACGCCTCGCCGATGGCGAAGTGCATAAACCCGATTTCAGCGCGAACTTCCCCGCCAAACTCATGCAAACCAAACTCGATTGGTCTGATCTGGTACTGAATCAAGAGGTGATGGATGAAGTCAATAATATCGTGACTTGGCTACGCAGCCCGCAACAAATTCTGCAAAACTGGGGACTCGAAAAATCACTGAAACCTGGCTATCGCGCGATGTTCTATGGCCCACCGGGGACAGGTAAGACCTTGACTGCCAGTTTGATCGGCAAGGCGCTGGCACTCGATGTGTATAGAATTGATTTGTCGATGGTGGTATCGAAGTACATCGGTGAGACAGAAAAGAATTTGGCCGGAGTGTTTGACCAAGCGCAAAACAAAAATTGGATCTTGTTTTTTGACGAAGCCGATTCTCTATTTGGCAAACGGACCCAGACCAGCAGCTCGAATGACCGTCATGCGAATCAAGAGATCTCTTATCTACTGCAACGCGTTGAGGATTTTCCGGGCGTGGTGATTTTGGCGACCAACTTGAAAGCGAATATTGATGCCGCCTTCGCGCGCCGCTTTCAAAGCGAAGTGTATTTTGCAATGCCTGATGCAGCCCAACGCGAACGGCTCTGGCGCGGCTTATTTGCTAACACCACAAAATTGGATGCCGATGTGAATTTCCGTGATATCGCGGAACGCTATGAATTGGCTGGCGGTGCTCTACTGAATGTTGCGCGCTATGCCGCCATACGCGCGGTGAAGAACCAACGTGAACTGATTACTCAAGATGATTTGCTTGCCGGTATCGGCAGAGAATTAATGAAGGATGGGAAGACACTGTGA